In Felis catus isolate Fca126 chromosome C2, F.catus_Fca126_mat1.0, whole genome shotgun sequence, a single window of DNA contains:
- the ZNF852 gene encoding zinc finger protein 852 isoform X3, which translates to MPNRLSHSANETRMECPDLPAKQEVSKGLGSSDGTSGGLCGVVSGEPEARTVCEGALEKLEGQPSDEEGSRLESDFFKLTHKDKGKSTKDGCDEYKDPNLSSSATEHQRVLKGQKFYQCDECGKAFNWSSHLIGHQRIHTGEKPYECNECGKTFRQTSQLIVHLRTHTGEKPYECSECGKTYRHSSHLIQHQRLHNGEKPYKCNDCGKAFNESSKLFDHQRTHTGEKPYECTECGAAFSRSKNLVRHQVLHTGKKPYKCGECGKAFCSNRNLTDHQRIHTGEKPYECNECGKAFSRSKCLIRHQSLHTGEKPYKCSECGKAFSQISQLVDHERIHTGEKPFECNECGKAFSLSKCLIRHQRLHTGEKPYKCNECGKSFNQNSYLIIHQRIHTGEKPYECNECGKVFSHNSSLMVHQRTHTGEKPYKCNDCGKAFSDSSQLTVHQRVHTGEKPYECIECGKAFSQRSTFNHHQRTHTGEKHSVLARSVS; encoded by the exons atgcctaaccgactgagccactcag CAAATGAGACTAGGATGGAGTGTCCGGATTTGCCTGCAAAGCAGGAAGTTTCTAAAGGACTGGGGTCATCTGATGGGACATCAGGAGGCCTCTGTGGGGTGGTTTCTGGGGAACCAGAGGCACGAACTGTCTGTGAAGGTGCTTTAGAGAAGCTGGAAGGGCAACCCTCAGATGAGGAAGGGAGCAGACTGGAAAGTGATTTCTTCAAACTAACACACAAGGATAAAGGTAAATCCACAAAAGATGGATGTGATGAATATAAGGATCCAAATCTGTCCTCTAGTGCTACAGAACATCAGAGAGTTCTCAAGGGACAGAAATTTTACCAGTGTGATGAATGTGGTAAAGCTTTTAATTGGAGTTCACATCTCATTGGGCACCAGAgaatccatactggagagaaaccctatgagtgTAATGAGTGTGGGAAGACTTTCAGGCAGACCTCTCAGCTCATAGTTCATCTCAGAACCCATACAGGGGAAAAACCCTATGAGTGCAGTGAGTGTGGAAAGACTTACCGACACAGCTCCCATCTTATTCAACACCAGAGACTCCATAATGGCGAGAAACCATATAAATGCAATGATTGTGGAAAAGCTTTCAACGAGAGTTCCAAGCTCTTTGACCATCAAAGAAcccatactggagagaaaccttatgaatgcaCTGAGTGTGGGGCTGCCTTTAGTCGGAGTAAAAATCTTGTTCGACATCAGGTACTTCATACTGGTAAGAAACCTTACAAGTGTggtgaatgtgggaaagctttcTGTTCTAATAGAAATCTTACTGATCATCAGAGAATCCATACTGGCGAAAAGCCTTATGAGTGTAatgaatgtggcaaggccttcaGTCGGAGTAAATGTCTTATTCGACATCAGAGTCTCCACACTGGGGAAAAACCGTACAAATGCAgtgagtgtgggaaagcctttagtcAGATCTCTCAACTTGTTGATCATGAGcgaattcatactggagaaaaaccttttgaatgtaatgaatgtggtaAGGCATTCAGTCTCAGTAAATGTCTTATTCGACATCAGAGACTTCACACAGGTGAAAAGCCCTATAAATGCAACGAGTGTGGAAAATCCTTCAATCAGAACTCATACCTCATTATAcaccagagaattcacactggTGAGAAGCCTTATGAATGTAATGAGTGTGGAAAGGTCTTTAGTCATAATTCTAGCCTTATGGTTCATCAAAGAACCCATACTGGGGAGAAACCCTATAAATGCAATGATTGTGGGAAAGCTTTTAGTGACAGCTCACAGCTCACTGTGCAtcagagagttcacactggagagaagccctaCGAGTGTAttgagtgtgggaaagcctttagtcAGCGTTCCACTTTCAATCACCACCAGCgaactcacactggagagaagcaCTCAGTTCTGGCTCGCTCAGTTAGTTAa
- the ZNF852 gene encoding zinc finger protein 852 isoform X4, producing MECPDLPAKQEVSKGLGSSDGTSGGLCGVVSGEPEARTVCEGALEKLEGQPSDEEGSRLESDFFKLTHKDKGKSTKDGCDEYKDPNLSSSATEHQRVLKGQKFYQCDECGKAFNWSSHLIGHQRIHTGEKPYECNECGKTFRQTSQLIVHLRTHTGEKPYECSECGKTYRHSSHLIQHQRLHNGEKPYKCNDCGKAFNESSKLFDHQRTHTGEKPYECTECGAAFSRSKNLVRHQVLHTGKKPYKCGECGKAFCSNRNLTDHQRIHTGEKPYECNECGKAFSRSKCLIRHQSLHTGEKPYKCSECGKAFSQISQLVDHERIHTGEKPFECNECGKAFSLSKCLIRHQRLHTGEKPYKCNECGKSFNQNSYLIIHQRIHTGEKPYECNECGKVFSHNSSLMVHQRTHTGEKPYKCNDCGKAFSDSSQLTVHQRVHTGEKPYECIECGKAFSQRSTFNHHQRTHTGEKHSVLARSVS from the coding sequence ATGGAGTGTCCGGATTTGCCTGCAAAGCAGGAAGTTTCTAAAGGACTGGGGTCATCTGATGGGACATCAGGAGGCCTCTGTGGGGTGGTTTCTGGGGAACCAGAGGCACGAACTGTCTGTGAAGGTGCTTTAGAGAAGCTGGAAGGGCAACCCTCAGATGAGGAAGGGAGCAGACTGGAAAGTGATTTCTTCAAACTAACACACAAGGATAAAGGTAAATCCACAAAAGATGGATGTGATGAATATAAGGATCCAAATCTGTCCTCTAGTGCTACAGAACATCAGAGAGTTCTCAAGGGACAGAAATTTTACCAGTGTGATGAATGTGGTAAAGCTTTTAATTGGAGTTCACATCTCATTGGGCACCAGAgaatccatactggagagaaaccctatgagtgTAATGAGTGTGGGAAGACTTTCAGGCAGACCTCTCAGCTCATAGTTCATCTCAGAACCCATACAGGGGAAAAACCCTATGAGTGCAGTGAGTGTGGAAAGACTTACCGACACAGCTCCCATCTTATTCAACACCAGAGACTCCATAATGGCGAGAAACCATATAAATGCAATGATTGTGGAAAAGCTTTCAACGAGAGTTCCAAGCTCTTTGACCATCAAAGAAcccatactggagagaaaccttatgaatgcaCTGAGTGTGGGGCTGCCTTTAGTCGGAGTAAAAATCTTGTTCGACATCAGGTACTTCATACTGGTAAGAAACCTTACAAGTGTggtgaatgtgggaaagctttcTGTTCTAATAGAAATCTTACTGATCATCAGAGAATCCATACTGGCGAAAAGCCTTATGAGTGTAatgaatgtggcaaggccttcaGTCGGAGTAAATGTCTTATTCGACATCAGAGTCTCCACACTGGGGAAAAACCGTACAAATGCAgtgagtgtgggaaagcctttagtcAGATCTCTCAACTTGTTGATCATGAGcgaattcatactggagaaaaaccttttgaatgtaatgaatgtggtaAGGCATTCAGTCTCAGTAAATGTCTTATTCGACATCAGAGACTTCACACAGGTGAAAAGCCCTATAAATGCAACGAGTGTGGAAAATCCTTCAATCAGAACTCATACCTCATTATAcaccagagaattcacactggTGAGAAGCCTTATGAATGTAATGAGTGTGGAAAGGTCTTTAGTCATAATTCTAGCCTTATGGTTCATCAAAGAACCCATACTGGGGAGAAACCCTATAAATGCAATGATTGTGGGAAAGCTTTTAGTGACAGCTCACAGCTCACTGTGCAtcagagagttcacactggagagaagccctaCGAGTGTAttgagtgtgggaaagcctttagtcAGCGTTCCACTTTCAATCACCACCAGCgaactcacactggagagaagcaCTCAGTTCTGGCTCGCTCAGTTAGTTAa